A genome region from Cryptococcus neoformans var. neoformans B-3501A chromosome 8, whole genome shotgun sequence includes the following:
- a CDS encoding hypothetical protein (HMMPfam hit to Pkinase, Protein kinase domain, score: 297.3, E(): 2.4e-86), translating to MDNTPRHLFQTPNNVYILQQPWQFVKELGQGAYGCVSSARNSSTGETCAVKKVTNVFQKKILTKRCLRELRLLHHFRGHKNITCLYDMDIVFDPPGSGQFREVYLYEELMEADLHAIIRSGQPLSDAHFQSFLYQTLCGLKYIHSANVLHRDLKPGNLLVNADCELKICDFGLARGFQPGAVQTDQGQAGFMTEYVATRWYRAPEIMLSFANYTSSIDMWSVGCILAELLGGKPIFKGEDYVDQLNKILNLLGTPTEDTLRRVGSPRAQDYIRSLPIKPRVKFETLYPNASPLALDLLSKLLTFDPAKRYGCEEALEHQYLAVWHDPADEPLCEVPFDFSFEEEDSVSGMRDLILEEVRSFRYLVRQQSMPPARKDSHELPPAPPAPQHPGAGVGPAFHERANSEGDMEEHPGSALEKQLERQKLS from the exons ATGGACAACACTCCCCGGCACCTTTTCCAGACACCCAACAACGTCTA CATTCTTCAGCAGCCATGGCAGTTTGTCAAAGAACTCGGGCAAGGAGCGTACGGTTGCGTGTCTTCTGCGAGAAACTCTAGTACGGGAGAAACATGCGCGGTGAAAAAGGTAACGAATGTGTTTCAAAAGAAGATCTTGACAAAGCGGTGTCTGAGAGAGTTGAGGTTGTTACATCACTTCAGAGGGCATAAAAAT ATCACCTG CTTGTACGACATGGACATTGTCTTTGACCCTCCTGGATCAGGACAATTCCGTGAAGTCTACTTGTACGAAGAGCTCATGGAGGCTGATTTACATGCCATT ATTCGATCTGGACAACCTCTTTCCGATGCGCACTTCCAATCATTCTTATATCAAACTCTCTGTGGTCTCAAG TACATTCACTCTGCCAACGTCCTCCACCGAGATCTGAAACCTGGAAACCTTCTCGTGAATGCCGATTGCGAGCTCAAGATTTGTGATTTCGGTTTAGCTCGTGGTTTCCAGCCTGGAGCGGTGCAGACGGATCAAGGTCAAGCCGGGTTCATGACTGAAT ATGTCGCCACAAGATGGTATCGAGCCCCCGAAATTATGCTTTCATTTGCCAATTACACTTCAAGCATCGATATGTGGTCTGTTGGATGTATCCTCGCCGAACTTCTTGGCGGTAAACCCATTTTCAAGGGTGAAGATTACGTCGATCAGCTGAACAAgatcctcaaccttctcggTACCCCCACTGAAGACACTCTCCGGAGAGTTGGTTCGCCAAGAGCTCAGGATTACATCAGGAGCCTGCCCATCAAGCCGCGCGTCAAGTTTGAGACATTGTATCCTAACGCATCTCCCTTGGCGTTGGATTTGTTGAGCAAACTGTTAACATTTGACCCCGCCAAGAGATATGGCTGCGAAGAAGCCCTAGAACACCAGTA TCTTGCGGTATGGCACGATCCCGCCGACGAACCCCTTTGCGAAGTCCCGTTTGACTTTTcctttgaagaagaagattccGTCAGCGGGATGAGGGATTTGATCCTCGAAGAGGTCAGGAGTTTCCGATACCTCGTGAGGCAACAATCTATGCCTCCCGCCAGGAAAGACTC TCATGAGCTTCCCCCGGCTCCTCCTGCACCTCAACATCCCGGTGCCGGCGTTGGTCCCGCCTTCCACGAAAGAGCGAACAGCGAAGGCGATATGGAGGAACACCCTGGGTCCGCATTGGAGAAACAGTTGGAGAGGCAGAAATTATCATAG
- a CDS encoding hypothetical protein (Match to EST gb|CF185645.1|CF185645; HMMPfam hit to RNA_pol_Rpb2_1, RNA polymerase beta subunit, score: 116.8, E(): 5.2e-32; HMMPfam hit to RNA_pol_Rpb2_2, RNA polymerase Rpb2, domain 2, score: 86.0, E(): 9.4e-23; HMMPfam hit to RNA_pol_Rpb2_3, RNA polymerase Rpb2, domain 3, score: 100.8, E(): 3.2e-27; HMMPfam hit to RNA_pol_Rpb2_4, RNA polymerase Rpb2, domain 4, score: 97.1, E(): 4.3e-26; HMMPfam hit to RNA_pol_Rpb2_5, RNA polymerase Rpb2, domain 5, score: 57.4, E(): 3.9e-14; HMMPfam hit to RNA_pol_Rpb2_6, RNA polymerase Rpb2, domain 6, score: 590.6, E(): 1.2e-174; HMMPfam hit to RNA_pol_Rpb2_7, RNA polymerase Rpb2, domain 7, score: 142.4, E(): 1e-39), with protein sequence MKQQYGDKKGADWYSKGVKTVEDKWQLLPAFLKVKGLVKQHLDSFNYFVNVDIKAILAANSLVISDINPKYYIRYTDIRVGRPARHDANQVASALSPMECRLTDSTYSAPIYVDVEYMGEEKRSKQRGVQIGMLPVMLRSDLCNLKGKNEAELARMGECPMDPGGYFVVKGTEKVILVQEQLSKNRILVMKDKKDEVMAEVTSSTHDRVVKTYVVSKANRLYLRHNSFKEFIPIVIALKAMGLTADKEILQLICGSDERYQEAFGVSLEEAAKEKTFTRRQALEWIGARVSPNQAKDDSGSNQKLTPSDIAQQALAAMVLGHVPVRNMNFRPKCIYLATMARRVLMAMIDDHMVDDRDYVGNKRLELAGQLLSLLFEDSFKTFNSELKKRMDKILEKPNRAGPFDAGTLIRQGGDPITQAFVRSISTGNWSLKRFHVERAGVTHVLSRLSFIAALGMMTRISSQFEKTRKVSGPRALQPSQWGMLCPSDTPEGEACGLVKNLALMTHITTDVPETPLVKMAFMLGVEDISLVTGNELYRPGVHMVQVNGTLIGVTNMAKRFVRQFRKLRRAGRMSEFVSIFINHHHKIIYIASDGGRICRPMIIVEKGRSRVTTEHVRLLKEGKVTFDHFLRAGLVEYLDVNEENDSFIACYENEIEEGTTHLEIEPFTILGAVAGLIPYPHHNQSPRNTYQCAMGKQAIGAIAYNQLNRIDTLLYLMTYPQQPMVKTKTIELIGYNKLPAGQNATVAVMSYSGYDIEDALILNRASVDRGFGRCHVLKKVTTPMRTFHNGSHERTAYPDPPPRPDAYTFVDKADGMTAPGATINQYDVMIHRETPVDTRGGGADTQLYKPMPVTHKTPEPILVDKVMLTEGEDGALIKILTRQTRRPELGDKFSSRHGQKGVCGLIVPQADMPFNDQGIVPDIIMNPHGFPSRMTVGKMIELLSGKAGVVAGKLQYGTAFGGSKVVDMSQILIDNGFSYGGKDMLTSGITGQPMEAYVYFGPIYYQKLKHMVMDKMHARPTGPRANLTRQPTEGRSKDGGLRLGEMERDCLIGYGATQLLLERLMISSDAFETQVCESCGMLGYNNWCPKCKSGKGVVGLTIPYAAKLLIQELMGMNIMPKLCLEDTV encoded by the exons ATGAAGCAGCAGTATGGCGATAAGAAGGGCGCTGATTGGTATTCCAAGGGTGTGAAGACTGTCGAA GATAAATGGCAACTTCTCCCAGCTTTTCTCAAAGTAAAAGGCCTTGTCAAGCAGCATCTTGACTCCTTTAACTATTTTGTCAATGTCGACATCAAAGCTATTCTTGCGGCCAACTCTCTTGTCATTTCAGATATCAACCCCAAGTACTACATCCGATATACCGACATCCGTGTAGGGCGTCCAGCACGACATGATGCTAATCAAGTGGCCTCTGCTCTTTCGCCGATGGAGTGTCGATTGACAGATTCCACATATAGCGCGCCGATCTATGTGGATGTGGAATAcatgggagaagaaaagaggagcaaGCAGAGGGGTGTGCAGATTGGCATGTTGCCAGTAATGTTGAGGAGCGATTTGTGTAACCTCaaagggaagaatgagGCGGAGCTAGCGAGGATGGGAGAGTGCCCGATGGATCCGGGAGGATATTTCGTTGTTAAGGGAACGGAGAAGGTCATATTGGTGCAAGAGCAGTTGAGCAAGAATCGTATCTTGGTAATGAAGGataagaaggatgaggtgaTGGCTGAAGTTACATC TTCAACGCACGACCGAGTTGTCAAAACCTATGTCGTCAGTAAAGCCAACCGTCTCTATCTCCGGCACAACTCTTTCAAGGAATTCATCCCTATCGTTATCGCCCTCAAGGCTATGGGTCTCACTGCAGACAAGGAAATCCTCCAACTCATATGCGGTTCCGACGAACGATACCAGGAGGCCTTTGGTGTTTCCCTCGAAGAAGCtgccaaggagaagacctTTACGCGCCGTCAAGCGCTCGAATGGATTGGCGCCAGAGTATCTCCCAACCAGGCTAAGGATGACAGCGGGTCCAACCAGAAGCTTACCCCAAGCGATATTGCCCAGCAGGCTCTTGCTGCAATGGTTCTTGGTCATGTTCCTGTGCGAAACATGAACTTCCGACCCAAGTGCATCTATCTTGCCACCATGGCGCGAAGGGTTCTCATGGCCATGATTGACGATCATATGGTTGATGATCGAGATTACGTTGGTAACAAGCGTCTAGAACTTGCCGGTCAGCTTTTGTCTTTGCTCTTTGAAGATTCTTTCAAGACTTTTAACAGTGAGCTCAAAAAGCGAATGGACAAAATTCTGGAAAAGCCCAACCGTGCCGGTCCTTTCGATGCCGGGACTCTGATTCGTCAAGGTGGTGATCCCATCACTCAGGCGTTTGTCcgttccatctccaccgGCAACTGGTCGCTTAAGCGATTCCACGTCGAGCGGGCAGGTGTTACCCATGTCTTGTCTCGTTTATCCTTCATTGCCGCATTGGGTATGATGACTCGTATCTCTTCTCAATTCGAAAAGACGCGTAAGGTCTCTGGTCCTCGTGCTCTTCAACCGAGTCAGTGGGGTATGCTCTGTCCTTCCGATACGCCTGAAGGTGAAGCATGTGGTCTTGTGAAGAACTTGGCTCTTATGACCCACATTACTACGGACGTACCTGAAACGCCCTTGGTCAAGATGGCGTTCATGCTTGGTGTTGAGGATATTTCCCTTGTTACCGGTAATGAACTCTACCGGCCCGGAGTGCATATGGTGCAGGTGAATGGTACGCTCATCGGTGTGACCAACATGGCGAAACGATTTGTGAGACAGTTTAGAAAGTTGAGGCGAGCTGGAAGGATGTCTGAGTTTGTGTCAATCTTTATTAACCATCACCACAAGATCATCTACATTGCAAGTGATGGTGGACGAATTTGTCGACCGATGATTATTGttgaaaagggaagatcACGAGTGACAACGGAGCATGTGAGGCTTTTGAAAGAGGGCAAAGTCACTTTCGATCATTTCCTCCGAGCAGGCTTGGTGGAATACCTAGATGTCAACGAGGAGAATGACTCTTTCATCGCGTGTTACGAAAATGAGatcgaagaaggaacaacGCATCTCGAAATCGAACCATTTACTATTCTCGGTGCTGTCGCCGGTTTGATTCCTTACCCTCACCATAACCAATCTCCTCGAAACACCTATCAATGTGCGATGGGTAAACAAGCTATTGGCGCCATCGCATACAATCAGCTTAACCGAATTGATACCTTGCTGTATCTCATGACATACCCTCAACAGCCCATGGTCAAGACCAAAACGATCGAGCTGATCGGCTACAACAAACTTCCCGCCGGGCAGAATGCTACAGTCGCTGTCATGTCTTACTCTGGATACGATATCGAAGATGCTTTGATTCTCAATCGTGCCAGTGTAGACCGAGGTTTTGGTCGATGTCATGTTCTCAAGAAGGTGACAACGCCAATGCGAACGTTCCATAACGGTTCACATGAACGTACTGCTTATCCTgaccctcctcctcgaccCGACGCATATACTTTTGTTGATAAGGCCGATGGCATGACCGCTCCCGGTGCTACTATCAACCAATACGACGTGATGATCCATCGAGAAACCCCTGTCGATActcgtggtggtggtgcggACACCCAGCTGTACAAACCAATGCCTGTCACCCACAAGACACCTGAACCGATTTTGGTTGACAAGGTGATGCTAACAGAGGGCGAGGATGGTGCGTTGATCAAAATCTTGACGAGGCAGACTCGAAGGCCAGAACTGGGTGACAAGTTCTCTTCGCGACACGGTCAGAAGGGTGTTTGTGGTTTGATCGTGCCCCAGGCAGATATGCCATTCAATGATCAAGGTATTGTACCTGATATCATCATGAATCCTCATGGTTTCCCCTCTCGAAT GACTGTCGGAAAAATGATTGAGCTCCTTTCTGGTAAAGCCGGTGTCGTCGCTGGTAAACTCCAATATGGCACTGCATTTGGTGGTTCCAAGGTCGTCGACATGTCGCAGATCCTTATCGACAACGGTTTTTCGTATGGGGGTAAGGATATGTTAACCAGTGGTATCACCGGTCAGCCGATGGAAGCCTACGTCTACTTTGGACCTATTTATTATCAGAAACTTAAG CATATGGTCATGGACAAAATGCATGCTCGACCTACTGGTCCACGAGCTAATCTTACTCGCCAGCCTACTGAAGGTCGTTCGAAGGACGGTGGTCTCCGTCTAGGTGAAATGGAGCGTGATTGTTTAATTGGTTATGGTGCCACTCAGCTTTTGTTGGAACGTCTTATGATCTCCTCCGATGCGTTCGAGACTCAAGTATGTGAGAGCTGTGGTATGTTGGGATACAATAACTGGTGTCCCAAATGTAAGAGTGGTAAGGGGGTTGTAGGGTTGACCATTCCGTATGCGGCCAAGTTGTTGATACAGGAG CTGATGGGTATGAACATTATGCCCAAGCTTTGCTTGGAAGACACCGTCTAG
- a CDS encoding hypothetical protein (Match to ESTs gb|CF189324.1|CF189324, gb|CF183860.1|CF183860, gb|CF183540.1|CF183540; HMMPfam hit to AAA, ATPase family associated with various cellular activities (AAA), score: 275.4, E(): 8.9e-80; HMMPfam hit to MIT, MIT domain, score: 91.9, E(): 1.6e-24) gives MSNSNFLDKAIALVQKAIDEDVKQNYAEAYKQYQDALDYFMMAMKYEKNDKLKELIRKKFTEYLDRAEKLKEHIAKSEEKRSKAKVSATGAAGGSTAGGPDVKGDDGDDPEIKKMRQGLQGAILSESPNVKWEDVAGLAQAKESLKEAVILPIKFPQLFTGKRTPWRGILLYGPPGTGKSYLAKAVATEAKSTFFSVSSSDLVSKWMGESERLVKQLFQMAREQKPAIIFIDEIDSLTGARGEGESEASRRIKTEFLVQMNGVGNEETGVLVLGATNIPWQLDPAIKRRFEKRIYIPLPDIQARRRMFEINVGSTPHGLTPADFTHLAEQTEGYSGSDIAVIVRDALMQPVRKVLSATHFKEVEVDTPEGPQIKLTPCSPGATNAIEKTWTDIESSELLEPLLGLKDFEKAIAVNRPTVSAKDIEKHIRFTDESGGEGA, from the exons ATGAGTAACTCGAATTTCCTAGAC AAAGCGATAGCTCTTGTGCAGAAAGCTATCGACGAAGATGTGAAGCAGAACTATGCG GAAGCATACAAACAGTACCAGGATGCCCTCGATTATTTTATGATG GCCATGAAAT ATGAGAAAAATGATAAGCTCAAGGAACTCATCCGCAAGAAATTTACCGAATACCTTGATCGAGCTGAGAAACTCAAGGAGCACATTGCCAAATCTGAAGAGAAACGGTCGAAAGCGAAAGTGTCTGCCACCGGTGCAGCTGGCGGTTCTACTGCCGGAGGACCTGACGTTAAGGGTGACGACGGTGATGACCCGGAGATCAAAAAAATGAGGCAGGGATTGCAGGGGGCTATTCTTAGTGAGAGTCCGAATGTTAAATGGGAGGATGTTGCGGGTTTGGCCCAAGCGAAGGAGTCGTTGAAAGAGGCCGTAATCTTGCCGATCAAATTCCCTCAGTTATTCACTGGTAAGAGGACTCCTTGGCGAGGTATTTTGCTATACGGACCTCCGGGAACGGGTAAGAGTTATTTGGCAAAGGCGGTTGCTACAGAAGCGAAGAGTACATTCTTCTCCGTGTCAAGTAGTGATCTGGTTTCTAAGTGGATGGGTGAAAGTGAACG TTTAGTCAAGCAGCTTTTCCAAATGGCACGTGAACAAAAGCCggccatcatcttcatcgacgAAATTGATTCTCTCACGGGTGCAAGGGGCGAAGGGGAATCTGAAGCTTCGAGACGTATCAAGACGGAGTTTTTGGTTCAGATGAACGGAGTGGGGAATGAAGAAACAGGTGTTCTTGTGTTGGGTGCTACCAACATTCCTTGGCAGCTTGATCCTGCAATCAAGCGAAG GTTTGAGAAGCGAATATACATTCCTCTCCCCGACATTCAGGCCCGTCGTAGGATGTTCGAAATCAATGTCGGCTCCACACCTCACGGTCTCACACCCGCCGACTTCACCCACCTCGCTGAGCAAACCGAGGGGTACTCTGGAAGTGATATTGCTGTGATTGTGAGAGATGCCTTGATGCAACCTGTCAGGAAAGTGCTCTCGGCTACTCATTTCAAAGAG GTGGAAGTCGATACCCCCGAAGGCCCACAAATAAAACTCACACCTTGCTCTCCTGGTGCTACTAACGCTATTGAGAAGACTTGGACAGACATCGAGTCATCTGAATTGCTTGAGCCTCTTTTAGGCCTAAAGGACTTTGAGAAGGCAATCGCAGTGAACAGGCCGACGGTGTCAGCGAAGGATATCGAAAAGCATATACGATTCACGGACGAGAGCG gaggagaaggggcaTAA